One Syntrophobacterales bacterium genomic region harbors:
- a CDS encoding 2-oxoacid:acceptor oxidoreductase family protein translates to MLELRFHGRGGQGTVVGTIVMAKAFFRAGYEVQSFPVFGVERRGAPVESYVRLDKTKIYLRTNITTPDHVVVQDTTLLQNIDVARGLKPGGWILINDVKNAKDEKRFANFRCAFIDANRIALDHKLGTRTHPIVNTAMLGALARVLEMPPLEAVLEAIREDIPIRTDSNISAAEEAYRTVCL, encoded by the coding sequence ATGCTTGAACTCCGCTTTCATGGACGGGGCGGCCAGGGAACGGTCGTCGGCACCATTGTCATGGCGAAGGCCTTTTTCCGGGCCGGCTACGAGGTGCAGAGTTTCCCCGTTTTCGGCGTCGAGCGGCGGGGCGCCCCTGTCGAATCGTACGTCCGCCTTGACAAAACAAAAATATATCTCCGGACGAACATCACCACGCCGGATCATGTCGTCGTGCAGGACACAACCCTGCTGCAGAATATCGACGTCGCCCGGGGGCTGAAACCCGGCGGCTGGATACTGATCAACGACGTCAAAAACGCCAAGGATGAAAAGCGCTTCGCGAACTTTCGCTGCGCCTTTATCGATGCGAACCGCATTGCGCTGGACCATAAACTCGGCACGCGCACCCATCCGATCGTCAATACGGCGATGCTCGGCGCCCTGGCCCGCGTGCTGGAAATGCCGCCTTTGGAGGCGGTACTCGAGGCGATTCGCGAGGATATCCCGATCCGCACGGACTCCAACATCAGCGCCGCCGAAGAAGCTTACAGGACGGTATGCCTATGA
- the selA gene encoding L-seryl-tRNA(Sec) selenium transferase, giving the protein MDERKQELLRDLPKIDDLLLRIEKQEAAVGVSREMLRDVCRTVVEGLRGRIIQGGDELRPLPTPEQAADQALKAIAGYRRFRLRRVINATGVILHTNLGRAPLCREAMERVLEVASGYSNLEYNLEKGERGIRYDNVKGLLCALCGAEDALVVNNNAAAVLLVLNSLALNREAIVSRGELVEIGGAFRIPDVMEKSGARLVEVGTTNRTRLADYERAVCPDTGILLKVHTSNFKIVGFTEETDRRQLVELGKKHGVPVVEDLGSGCLIELNRYGREREQTVRDSLAAGVDVVSFSGDKLLGGPQAGIILGKKKFLEKIARNPLNRALRIDKLTLAALEGTLVKYLRPDEAIADIPVLHALTESVAAVEKRAKKLRSLLRRHCPAGVEIRLVGGFSMAGGGSLPVMGMETALVGIRADCCSAAEIERGLRKSDPPVIVRVADDQVLLDPRTLRDVDFKDICAGLQGVLRQSKNGNR; this is encoded by the coding sequence ATGGATGAACGGAAACAGGAGTTGCTGCGCGATCTTCCGAAAATAGACGATTTGCTCTTGAGGATCGAAAAGCAGGAAGCGGCAGTGGGGGTTTCGCGGGAGATGCTCAGGGATGTCTGCCGGACGGTCGTTGAGGGACTGCGGGGACGAATTATCCAGGGAGGGGACGAGCTGCGCCCGCTGCCGACCCCGGAGCAGGCGGCTGACCAGGCGCTGAAGGCGATTGCCGGGTATCGTCGCTTTCGGTTGCGCCGGGTGATCAACGCGACGGGGGTTATTCTGCACACGAATCTTGGCCGGGCGCCCCTCTGCCGGGAGGCGATGGAGCGGGTACTCGAGGTCGCCTCCGGCTACTCCAACCTTGAATACAACCTGGAAAAGGGTGAGCGGGGCATTCGCTATGACAATGTCAAGGGGCTTTTGTGCGCGCTCTGCGGGGCGGAGGATGCCCTGGTCGTCAACAACAATGCCGCCGCAGTGTTGCTTGTTTTGAACAGCCTTGCCCTGAACCGGGAGGCGATTGTTTCCCGGGGCGAGCTGGTCGAAATCGGCGGCGCATTCCGCATTCCCGATGTCATGGAGAAAAGCGGCGCCCGCCTCGTGGAAGTGGGAACAACTAACCGCACCAGGCTTGCCGATTACGAACGGGCTGTCTGCCCGGATACGGGCATTCTGTTGAAGGTACATACCAGCAACTTCAAGATTGTCGGATTTACCGAAGAGACGGATCGTCGCCAGCTTGTGGAGCTGGGGAAAAAACACGGTGTTCCCGTTGTCGAGGACCTGGGAAGCGGCTGTCTCATCGAGCTGAACCGTTACGGCCGGGAGCGGGAGCAGACGGTGCGGGACAGTCTTGCCGCCGGGGTTGATGTTGTTTCCTTCAGCGGCGACAAACTCCTGGGCGGCCCACAGGCGGGAATCATTCTCGGAAAGAAAAAATTTCTGGAAAAAATTGCGAGAAATCCCCTTAACCGGGCGTTGCGGATTGACAAGCTGACCCTCGCCGCCCTGGAAGGGACGCTGGTCAAATATCTTCGCCCCGACGAGGCCATTGCGGATATTCCGGTTCTGCATGCGCTGACTGAATCCGTGGCTGCTGTCGAGAAGCGGGCGAAAAAACTGCGGTCCCTGCTCCGGCGGCATTGCCCTGCGGGGGTAGAAATCCGGCTGGTGGGCGGTTTTTCGATGGCCGGGGGAGGATCGCTGCCGGTCATGGGCATGGAAACGGCGCTTGTAGGCATCAGGGCAGATTGTTGTTCGGCGGCCGAGATAGAACGGGGGCTTCGTAAGAGCGACCCGCCGGTGATTGTCCGCGTTGCCGACGACCAGGTGCTGCTCGATCCAAGAACTCTGCGGGATGTGGATTTCAAAGATATTTGTGCTGGGCTGCAGGGGGTTTTGAGGCAAAGCAAAAATGGCAACCGGTGA
- a CDS encoding XRE family transcriptional regulator, giving the protein MTQEQDARSAAVELGIGRKLQNLRERNRLTLDDLAAKTGLARELLADIEKGEFVPPVATLLNVARSLGVEMAHFFKDDEPELKISLTRQADRIPIRQRPHHREGEVDYIYEALETRKQDKHMEPLLVSFQPLSTSEMVFTSHDGEEFTYLLEGRLEFRTNDRVEILELGDTLYFESAQNHAFRSLDGKQARALVVVWNRS; this is encoded by the coding sequence ATGACTCAGGAGCAAGATGCCCGTTCAGCGGCCGTGGAGCTCGGAATCGGCCGGAAGCTGCAAAACCTTCGTGAAAGGAATCGCCTTACCCTCGACGATCTTGCCGCCAAAACCGGCCTCGCGCGGGAACTGCTTGCCGATATCGAAAAGGGTGAATTCGTTCCGCCGGTAGCAACGCTTTTGAACGTCGCCCGCTCCCTCGGCGTGGAAATGGCCCATTTTTTCAAGGACGACGAACCGGAGCTGAAAATCTCGCTTACCCGCCAGGCGGACCGAATCCCCATCCGGCAGCGGCCCCACCACCGGGAAGGCGAGGTGGATTACATCTACGAAGCGCTCGAAACCCGCAAGCAGGACAAGCACATGGAACCGCTCCTCGTGTCTTTTCAGCCGCTCTCCACCTCGGAAATGGTTTTTACCAGCCACGACGGGGAGGAGTTCACATATCTGCTGGAGGGACGGCTGGAATTCAGAACCAATGACCGGGTTGAAATACTGGAATTGGGCGACACCCTGTACTTTGAGTCGGCGCAGAACCACGCCTTCCGGTCGCTTGACGGCAAGCAGGCACGGGCTCTGGTAGTCGTCTGGAACCGCAGTTAG
- a CDS encoding 3-methyl-2-oxobutanoate dehydrogenase subunit beta → MDAELVERELMLSGHVGCPGCGAAIAMRFFLKAMGEKTVIVLPACCWSIIAGPYPQSTLKTPIIHCAFETAASTASGVRAALDMLGDTETQVVAWAGDGGTFDIGFQALSGAVERNEDFLYVCYDNEAYMNTGIQRSSSTPYGAWTTTTPGQDWKKMRKKNIVEALVAHRIPYVATASIAFPDDLIRKAQKAREIKGSRFLHIYASCPTGWRIPSEMSVKIARMAVQTNIFPLYEVEDGKNYTINYKPREYLVREYFRLQGRFRHLTDHDLDQIQAMVDEDWQRLLAKA, encoded by the coding sequence ATGGATGCTGAATTAGTAGAACGCGAGTTAATGCTCTCCGGCCACGTCGGCTGCCCCGGATGCGGCGCCGCCATTGCGATGCGCTTCTTCCTGAAGGCCATGGGGGAAAAGACCGTGATTGTACTGCCCGCCTGCTGCTGGTCGATTATCGCCGGTCCGTATCCGCAGTCAACGCTGAAGACCCCCATCATCCACTGCGCCTTCGAGACCGCCGCCTCCACGGCAAGCGGCGTCCGGGCAGCGCTCGACATGCTGGGCGACACGGAAACGCAGGTCGTTGCCTGGGCCGGCGACGGCGGGACATTCGACATCGGGTTTCAGGCCCTCTCCGGGGCGGTGGAGCGCAACGAGGATTTCCTCTATGTCTGTTACGACAACGAGGCCTACATGAATACCGGCATTCAAAGAAGTTCTTCGACGCCATACGGGGCCTGGACCACCACCACCCCCGGCCAGGACTGGAAAAAGATGCGCAAAAAAAACATCGTCGAGGCCCTCGTCGCCCACCGGATACCCTATGTCGCGACGGCGAGCATCGCCTTTCCCGACGACCTGATCCGCAAGGCGCAAAAGGCAAGGGAGATAAAAGGCTCACGCTTTCTGCACATCTACGCGAGCTGCCCAACGGGCTGGCGCATTCCCTCCGAGATGTCGGTCAAGATAGCCCGCATGGCCGTCCAGACCAACATCTTCCCCCTCTACGAGGTGGAGGACGGCAAGAACTACACGATCAACTACAAGCCGCGGGAATACCTCGTCCGCGAATACTTCCGCCTCCAGGGACGCTTTCGGCATCTGACCGACCATGATCTCGATCAAATCCAGGCCATGGTTGACGAAGACTGGCAGCGGCTCCTCGCCAAGGCTTAA
- a CDS encoding FAD-dependent oxidoreductase — protein sequence MNSEMKNKLLLPLSCTTSEGNKTGSWRFLRPSFADKTAPCSAACPAGEDIPQIELLAALGDFKEAWDTILRENPFPATCGRVCFHPCEGICNRGNYDEAIAVHTLERFLADTAARYDFHPPAPGAALRNERIAIVGGGPAGLAAAWFLTKLGFKCDVFETATAVGGLLRWGIPAYRLPQDSLLQDVERIKAAGVEIFTNRRVDEKFLTDPDSRYQAVIIACGHARGQQIGIPGENAAAVVEGLDFLRDLRAGIPVSCDGTTAVIGGGNTAVDVARSVVRLGGKAVIYYRRRKQDMPAFAEELRMALEEGVTIQELVAPAEVKQEGNQLVLALQRMVVSGEEAGRARVVPDGNSPEFVKAQRVIRAIGAGPQKAWMEPPAAGPDTLAFSHSRIVLGQGQRPVLYIGDLANETKSVTHAIASGKQAAIALDIFFREGAAAIASALADCTVGDGSAQSLEIHLGGERKLRSSHVVGYSEINTEYFSFAPRIKQPRLLIEERRRSFSEIDLKISAGLAMKEAARCFNCGFCNNCDNCRLFCPDVAVIRKEDTRRINYDYCKGCGICVVECPRNAMSLDKEESA from the coding sequence ATGAATAGCGAAATGAAAAACAAACTCCTGCTTCCCCTCTCCTGCACTACGAGCGAGGGAAACAAAACCGGTTCCTGGCGGTTTTTGCGCCCGTCCTTCGCCGACAAAACAGCTCCCTGCTCCGCTGCTTGTCCCGCGGGCGAAGATATTCCGCAAATCGAGCTTTTGGCCGCGCTGGGCGATTTCAAGGAAGCCTGGGACACGATCCTGCGGGAAAACCCTTTCCCCGCCACCTGCGGCCGGGTCTGTTTCCATCCGTGCGAGGGTATCTGCAACCGGGGCAATTACGATGAGGCCATAGCCGTGCACACGCTGGAGCGGTTTCTTGCCGATACAGCCGCCCGGTACGACTTTCACCCGCCTGCGCCCGGCGCTGCTTTGCGCAATGAACGGATCGCGATAGTCGGAGGAGGACCGGCCGGGCTGGCCGCGGCCTGGTTTCTGACCAAACTGGGTTTTAAGTGCGACGTCTTCGAGACGGCAACCGCGGTGGGAGGATTGCTCCGCTGGGGAATCCCCGCGTACCGTCTCCCCCAGGACTCACTGCTTCAGGATGTCGAGCGCATAAAAGCCGCCGGGGTTGAAATATTCACCAACCGCCGGGTTGACGAAAAGTTTCTGACCGATCCCGACAGCCGTTATCAAGCCGTTATTATTGCCTGCGGTCATGCCCGGGGGCAACAGATCGGCATCCCCGGCGAAAACGCCGCCGCTGTTGTCGAGGGGCTGGATTTTCTTAGAGACCTGCGGGCCGGGATCCCGGTTTCCTGCGACGGGACAACCGCCGTCATCGGCGGGGGCAATACCGCCGTCGATGTTGCCAGAAGCGTGGTGCGACTGGGGGGAAAAGCCGTCATCTACTATCGGAGGCGCAAGCAGGATATGCCCGCTTTCGCCGAAGAGCTCCGCATGGCGCTTGAAGAGGGGGTGACGATCCAGGAACTTGTCGCACCGGCAGAGGTTAAACAAGAAGGAAATCAGCTTGTTCTTGCGCTGCAACGGATGGTTGTTTCCGGTGAGGAAGCGGGAAGGGCTCGCGTTGTTCCCGACGGCAACAGCCCGGAATTCGTGAAGGCGCAGCGCGTTATCCGGGCAATCGGGGCGGGGCCGCAGAAGGCATGGATGGAGCCACCGGCAGCAGGCCCGGATACATTAGCGTTCAGTCACTCCCGCATCGTCCTCGGCCAAGGACAGCGACCGGTTCTTTACATCGGCGATCTGGCCAATGAAACAAAAAGCGTAACCCACGCCATCGCCTCCGGCAAGCAGGCAGCCATTGCCCTGGACATATTTTTCCGCGAAGGCGCAGCGGCAATCGCCTCTGCTCTTGCGGACTGCACCGTCGGCGACGGCAGCGCCCAATCCCTGGAAATCCATCTCGGCGGGGAGCGTAAACTCAGGAGCAGTCACGTTGTCGGCTATTCGGAGATCAACACCGAATACTTCTCCTTCGCGCCCCGGATCAAACAGCCGCGTCTGCTGATCGAGGAACGCCGCCGCTCGTTTTCGGAAATTGACCTGAAAATCTCCGCCGGACTGGCGATGAAGGAGGCGGCGCGCTGCTTCAACTGCGGCTTCTGCAACAACTGCGACAACTGCCGCCTCTTCTGCCCGGACGTCGCCGTCATCAGGAAAGAGGACACCCGGCGGATTAATTACGACTATTGCAAGGGGTGCGGGATTTGCGTTGTGGAGTGCCCGCGCAATGCGATGTCCCTGGATAAGGAGGAAAGCGCATGA
- a CDS encoding coproporphyrinogen III oxidase family protein: MIDSIIAAQARREFSRSLRFEGGETPHIPPPADQQPRMLYMHIPFCERLCPYCSFHRVVFQETLCRDYFQALRKEIVSYRDMGYQFGSLYVGGGTPTVLIDELTRTIDFARQTFGIREISVETNPNHLTRERLSSLRLAGVNRLSVGIQSFDDGLLKRMERHDYGTSAEVQERIRNTLGIFETLNADMIFNFPTQTARMLDRDLDILLELGVDQTTWYPLMVSASTRRKVEGSLGVVDYGQERRFYHQIAGRLAPTYRFSSAWCFSRGKAMIDEYIVDYDEYAGLGSGAIGYLGGVSYANTFDIRDYIGRMEKGASPLLVSRVFSQKERIRYDFLMKLFGTRLNITELKKKYGTAFRLLWPDIAAFYLAGAFSWKNPEFLLTKRGRYFWVVLMREFFISVNNFRDYCREQVKM, translated from the coding sequence TTGATAGATTCCATTATTGCAGCGCAGGCCCGGCGGGAATTTTCCCGGTCGCTGCGCTTTGAGGGAGGCGAGACGCCCCATATTCCGCCACCGGCGGATCAACAGCCCCGGATGCTCTACATGCATATTCCGTTTTGCGAGCGGCTTTGTCCCTACTGTTCCTTTCATCGGGTTGTCTTTCAGGAGACGCTTTGCCGCGACTATTTCCAGGCGCTGCGCAAGGAAATAGTCAGTTATCGCGATATGGGCTACCAATTCGGTTCCCTGTACGTGGGAGGAGGCACGCCGACAGTCCTGATCGACGAGCTGACCAGGACCATTGATTTTGCCAGACAGACATTCGGGATTCGCGAGATCTCGGTGGAAACCAATCCCAACCACCTGACCAGGGAACGTCTGAGCTCCTTGCGCTTGGCCGGTGTGAACCGGCTTTCCGTCGGCATTCAGAGCTTTGACGATGGTCTCCTCAAAAGGATGGAGCGGCATGATTACGGAACGAGCGCCGAGGTGCAGGAGCGGATTCGCAACACGCTGGGAATATTTGAGACGCTCAACGCCGACATGATCTTCAATTTTCCGACGCAAACCGCCCGGATGCTGGATCGGGACCTGGACATTCTCCTTGAGCTCGGGGTGGATCAAACGACCTGGTACCCCTTGATGGTATCGGCTTCAACGCGCAGGAAGGTTGAAGGCAGTCTAGGTGTGGTCGATTACGGCCAGGAACGGCGGTTTTACCATCAGATTGCCGGACGGCTTGCGCCGACATATCGCTTTTCTTCGGCATGGTGTTTCTCGCGGGGAAAGGCGATGATTGACGAGTATATCGTTGATTACGACGAGTACGCCGGGCTTGGCAGCGGCGCCATCGGCTATCTGGGCGGTGTTTCCTACGCCAACACCTTCGATATCAGGGACTATATCGGAAGGATGGAAAAAGGGGCGTCGCCGCTGCTGGTCTCCCGCGTTTTTTCGCAAAAAGAGAGGATCAGGTATGATTTTCTGATGAAGCTCTTTGGAACCAGGCTGAATATCACGGAGCTGAAAAAGAAGTACGGCACTGCGTTTCGTCTGCTCTGGCCGGATATAGCAGCCTTTTACCTGGCCGGCGCCTTTTCCTGGAAAAACCCGGAATTTCTCCTGACTAAGCGGGGAAGGTACTTCTGGGTTGTCCTGATGCGGGAATTCTTTATCTCCGTCAATAACTTCAGGGACTATTGCCGGGAACAGGTTAAAATGTGA
- the def gene encoding peptide deformylase: MTVQRVLTLWDEGQIIEDDTRILRAPSLEAPLPFNAEVIEAIRALWETFLDRDDSVGLAAPQIGINLRIIAVRTRNFDVKEREQRRLDSEILVNPRITQTRGELAALEEGCLSCPGVNIEVSRFPEIKVRAFDDAKGKKLNRRYLDFAARVVQHEIDHLDGKLIVDYEGPVYASKKYHNFLQTYFDNR; the protein is encoded by the coding sequence ATGACCGTGCAGAGAGTCCTTACCCTCTGGGACGAAGGACAGATAATCGAGGACGACACCCGTATCTTGAGGGCGCCTTCGCTGGAGGCTCCGCTGCCCTTTAACGCGGAAGTCATCGAGGCAATCCGCGCGCTCTGGGAAACCTTTCTTGACCGGGATGATTCCGTAGGGCTGGCCGCTCCGCAGATCGGAATAAACCTCCGGATAATCGCCGTCCGGACCAGAAACTTCGACGTCAAGGAACGCGAGCAGCGCCGGCTGGATTCCGAAATCCTTGTCAACCCGAGGATCACCCAGACCAGGGGGGAGCTGGCAGCGCTGGAAGAAGGCTGCCTTTCCTGTCCGGGGGTCAATATCGAAGTCAGCCGTTTCCCGGAAATAAAAGTCCGCGCTTTTGACGACGCAAAGGGCAAAAAACTCAACCGGCGCTACCTCGACTTCGCGGCTCGCGTCGTCCAGCATGAAATAGACCACCTCGACGGCAAACTCATCGTCGATTACGAAGGCCCCGTTTACGCCTCCAAAAAATACCACAATTTTCTGCAGACCTACTTCGATAACCGCTGA
- a CDS encoding RluA family pseudouridine synthase, which produces MDAPDENTASLSGERQRQARFPVSPEEEGVRLDLLLAGKGLGITRTRIAKLIAEGRVLVSGRPCRAGQKMKAGAEVRIEFPEASPYAAALPEDIPLVVVYEDASLIVIDKPAGMVVHPAAGHWGGTLVNALLFHCRDLSGIGGVLRPGIVHRLDKDTSGLMVAAKSDDAHLGLAGQFKRHEVKKTYQAVVYGLPSAEAGIIEAAVGRHPSDRKKMSTKSKHGRAALTLWRVRERYRESALLDVDIATGRTHQIRVHLADIGYPVVGDPVYGKTGRCNSVKDATARFIMKNFSRQALHAWRLSFSHPVTGERMEFLSPLPEDMEVLCASLRKQVLL; this is translated from the coding sequence ATGGACGCACCCGATGAAAATACAGCCTCGCTTTCCGGAGAAAGACAAAGACAGGCCCGCTTTCCGGTGTCCCCGGAAGAGGAAGGAGTTCGCCTCGATCTGCTGCTTGCCGGAAAAGGGCTTGGGATAACTCGAACCAGAATTGCGAAGCTTATTGCCGAAGGAAGGGTTCTTGTATCTGGCCGCCCCTGCCGTGCCGGTCAGAAGATGAAGGCCGGGGCCGAGGTCCGGATAGAGTTTCCCGAGGCAAGCCCCTATGCCGCAGCCCTGCCTGAAGATATTCCACTGGTTGTAGTGTACGAGGACGCGTCTCTCATTGTGATTGACAAGCCTGCCGGCATGGTTGTCCATCCGGCGGCCGGCCATTGGGGAGGAACCCTTGTCAATGCCCTGCTTTTTCATTGCCGTGATCTTTCCGGAATAGGCGGTGTGCTCCGCCCGGGGATTGTCCACCGTCTCGACAAAGACACCTCCGGATTGATGGTGGCGGCCAAATCGGATGATGCCCACCTGGGCCTCGCCGGTCAGTTCAAGCGCCACGAGGTAAAAAAGACCTATCAGGCTGTTGTTTACGGTCTGCCCTCTGCTGAAGCGGGAATAATCGAGGCTGCTGTCGGCAGGCATCCTTCTGACCGCAAGAAAATGTCCACCAAAAGCAAACACGGTCGCGCCGCCCTTACCCTCTGGCGGGTTCGCGAGCGTTACAGGGAGTCGGCGCTTCTCGATGTCGATATCGCAACCGGGCGTACCCATCAGATTCGGGTACACCTGGCGGATATCGGCTACCCGGTTGTCGGGGACCCTGTGTATGGAAAAACCGGGCGGTGCAACTCTGTCAAGGATGCAACCGCCCGGTTCATAATGAAAAATTTTTCACGTCAGGCGCTTCATGCCTGGCGCCTCTCGTTTTCCCATCCGGTTACCGGAGAAAGGATGGAATTTCTTTCGCCGCTGCCGGAGGATATGGAGGTTCTCTGCGCTTCGCTCCGGAAGCAAGTTCTGCTTTAA
- a CDS encoding BrnT family toxin gives MKLEWDRKKAVANIRKHDVTFQEAATVFGDHLAVTF, from the coding sequence ATGAAACTTGAGTGGGATCGGAAAAAGGCTGTCGCAAACATCAGAAAACACGACGTCACATTTCAGGAAGCGGCAACGGTCTTTGGAGACCATCTGGCTGTTACGTTTTAA
- the porA gene encoding pyruvate ferredoxin oxidoreductase: MRRVIEGSQAVAEAVRLAHVQVVSAYPITPQTHIVETISDYCEKGLMEARFMRMEGEQSCLAALIGAQLMGVRTFTATSSQGLAYMHELLHWTSGARLPIVMAEVNRALAPGWNIWADQTDSLSQRDTGWIQIYCEDGQEVLDSTLIAYRLAEAVNLPVMVVLDAFYLSHTYEPVDIPDEADAYRFLPPYAPRFRMSTADPRSFAGLVPPVDYMELRHDIALAMEDVLPQAEQIEAEFAAIFGRRYRAIEAVNCEDAEIVFVTSATITSTTRLVLKKLREQGEKVGLLKIRLFRPFPTDLLREALKNVKKAAVIDRNFSFGASGIFAQELKAALCNFSSKPLVFGYIAGIGGRDVTPDIIEDIYRKTKATATPEENGVWIGLKEKGNGC; encoded by the coding sequence ATGAGAAGGGTCATCGAGGGCAGTCAGGCGGTCGCGGAAGCGGTCAGGTTGGCGCACGTGCAGGTGGTGTCCGCCTATCCGATAACGCCGCAGACCCATATCGTCGAAACCATCTCGGATTACTGTGAAAAAGGGCTCATGGAGGCACGCTTCATGCGGATGGAGGGGGAGCAGTCCTGCCTCGCCGCCCTGATCGGGGCGCAGCTCATGGGGGTGCGCACCTTCACGGCGACCTCCTCCCAGGGACTCGCGTACATGCATGAGCTGCTGCACTGGACTTCCGGCGCGCGCCTGCCAATCGTCATGGCGGAGGTAAACCGGGCGCTGGCCCCGGGCTGGAATATCTGGGCCGACCAGACGGACAGCCTCTCCCAGCGGGACACCGGCTGGATACAGATCTACTGCGAAGACGGTCAGGAGGTGCTCGATTCGACTCTGATCGCCTACCGGCTAGCCGAGGCGGTCAACCTGCCGGTCATGGTGGTTCTGGACGCGTTTTATCTGTCGCATACCTACGAGCCGGTTGACATCCCGGATGAGGCGGACGCTTACCGTTTTCTGCCGCCCTACGCGCCCCGCTTCCGGATGTCCACCGCTGATCCGCGCAGCTTCGCCGGGCTTGTTCCCCCGGTTGATTACATGGAACTGCGCCACGACATAGCGCTCGCAATGGAAGACGTCCTGCCGCAGGCGGAGCAGATCGAAGCGGAATTTGCCGCGATTTTCGGCAGGCGGTACAGGGCGATCGAGGCGGTCAACTGCGAAGACGCGGAAATCGTGTTTGTCACCTCCGCAACGATCACCAGCACCACCAGGCTTGTCCTGAAAAAGCTGCGGGAGCAGGGGGAGAAGGTCGGGCTCCTCAAGATTCGTCTGTTTCGCCCCTTCCCGACTGACCTGCTTCGGGAAGCGCTGAAAAATGTGAAGAAGGCAGCCGTCATTGACCGCAACTTCTCGTTCGGCGCCAGCGGCATTTTCGCCCAGGAACTGAAGGCCGCACTCTGCAACTTCTCTTCCAAACCGCTGGTTTTCGGGTATATCGCCGGCATCGGCGGCAGGGATGTTACCCCGGACATAATTGAGGATATCTATCGAAAAACAAAGGCGACCGCCACTCCCGAGGAAAACGGGGTATGGATCGGTCTGAAGGAGAAGGGCAATGGATGCTGA
- a CDS encoding mechanosensitive ion channel family protein yields the protein MKTFFAGYLEKSVDILIMLAIVGISMAVGYFLRRQVLGRLSRWAKKNDSPTGDIIFSAIKSPFIVLSVMMGTYLALEFSDLSKKLVDKAEQGLSILAIVAVALAAANILSGYIRMRAAKIDSRLPVTSLTENIIRITFYSVAALIILNQLGISIAPILTTLGVGGLAVALALQNTLSNFFAGFNIIVAKQIKVGDFIKLDSADSGYIEDIGWRSTTIRTLPGNYVLIPNAKLAEMIVTNYNLPENDLAVIVQLGVHYTSNLEQVEKVVREVATAVMQDAPGGVPAFEPFIRYHTFDASSINFSVIMRAQTFVDQYAITHEFIKRIHRRFAQEKIVIPFPIVALNTGQEGGAASS from the coding sequence ATGAAAACTTTTTTTGCCGGATACCTCGAAAAATCTGTTGATATATTGATCATGCTCGCTATCGTGGGCATCTCCATGGCCGTTGGCTATTTTCTCCGCCGACAGGTGCTCGGCAGGCTTTCCCGATGGGCGAAAAAGAACGATTCTCCGACGGGCGACATCATCTTTTCCGCCATCAAATCCCCGTTTATCGTGCTGAGCGTGATGATGGGAACCTACCTCGCGCTCGAATTTTCGGACCTGTCAAAAAAGCTGGTCGATAAGGCGGAGCAGGGGCTCTCGATCCTCGCGATCGTCGCCGTCGCCCTGGCCGCGGCGAATATCCTCAGCGGCTACATCCGGATGCGCGCCGCCAAAATCGACTCGCGCCTGCCGGTGACAAGTCTCACCGAAAACATCATCCGGATCACCTTTTACAGCGTCGCGGCGCTGATCATCCTGAATCAGCTTGGCATTTCGATTGCCCCGATCCTTACCACCCTCGGCGTCGGCGGCCTGGCAGTTGCGCTCGCCCTTCAGAACACCCTCTCCAATTTTTTCGCGGGATTCAACATTATTGTCGCCAAACAGATCAAGGTAGGAGACTTTATAAAGCTCGACTCTGCCGATAGCGGTTACATTGAAGACATCGGGTGGAGATCGACAACAATAAGGACCTTGCCGGGAAATTACGTCCTTATCCCGAACGCGAAGTTGGCGGAAATGATCGTGACCAATTACAATCTGCCGGAAAATGATCTGGCAGTCATTGTGCAATTGGGGGTGCATTACACAAGCAATCTGGAGCAGGTGGAAAAAGTCGTCCGGGAGGTGGCAACGGCCGTGATGCAGGATGCGCCAGGCGGGGTTCCCGCTTTTGAACCGTTTATCAGGTACCACACGTTTGACGCCTCAAGCATAAATTTTTCGGTTATCATGAGGGCGCAGACCTTTGTTGACCAATACGCGATCACACATGAATTCATTAAAAGAATACACCGCCGTTTCGCCCAGGAAAAAATAGTGATCCCTTTTCCGATCGTCGCGTTGAACACCGGACAAGAGGGCGGTGCTGCCAGTTCATAA